The following are encoded together in the Desulfococcus multivorans genome:
- the icmF gene encoding fused isobutyryl-CoA mutase/GTPase IcmF, whose translation MNMEVQPYKPRHHVRVVTATSLFDGHDASINIFRRILQSTGAEVIHLGHNRSVQEIVDAAVEEDVQGIAVSSYQGGHVEFFKYMIDLLNDRGAGHIKVFGGGGGVIVPDEIRELESYGVTKIYSPEDGARMGLQGIINHMIESMDYPVYDEMPVDLSDLNTENKLKVARMISIVEETAVRNNGNLAKLRSDIEKMIGDRKVPVIGITGTGGAGKSSLTDELIVRILHDIGEIHVAIISSDPSRRKTGGALLGDRIRMNAINSPRVYMRSVATRQSNSEIPEFLGDAVNVIKAAGFDLVIVETAGIGQGDSKISDLVDVSVYVMTSEFGAASQLEKIDMLDYADLVVVNKFEKRGGEDAVRDVRKQVQRNRQAWSVKPEDLPVFGTIASKFNDDGVTAFYHALIDAVEEKTGVGFETCLPRPEAKTSSSKTIIIPPERTRYLSEIAEAIRDYHKKTERQAQAVRKSWHLKEAMAALGGGLEGDAPTLLNRFRKELAAAEAALENETRDLLAQWKRFKESYTQDELVYTVRDREIRVPLYTESLCHKKIPKVALPGYTDPGEIYRWMRRENLPGYFPYTAGVFPLKRVGEDPTRMFAGEGDPARTNRRFKLLSGEYEAKRLSTAFDSVTLYGYDPDRRPDIYGKVGNSGVSICTLDDVKVLYDGFELCAPNTSVSMTINGPAPIMLAMFLNTAIDQQVDAFKAKHGREPFSEEYEEIRSMVLSNVRGTVQADILKEDQGQNTCIFSIEFALKMMGDIQEFFMQNNVRNFYSVSISGYHIAEAGANPISQLTFTLANGFTYVEYYLSRGMDLDSFGPNLSFFFSNGMEPEYTVIGRVARRIWAVAMREKYGASERSQKLKYHIQTSGRSLHSQDIQFNDIRTTLQALCAIYDNCNSLHTNAFDEAITTPSTESVRRALAIQLIINREWGLAKNENPLQGSFIVEALTDLVEEAVLAEFDRITARGGVLGAMETGYQRSKIQEESIYYETLKHTGEMPIIGVNTFRDPHADNQDLVEGGGCLELARATPEEKESQLQRLSGFQKAHETEAPGALKRLQEAALSGQNVFAEMMNAVRCCSLGQITQALYDVGGKYRRNM comes from the coding sequence GACCTGTTGAATGATCGGGGTGCCGGGCATATCAAAGTGTTCGGCGGCGGCGGCGGCGTCATCGTACCCGATGAGATTCGGGAACTCGAAAGCTACGGCGTTACCAAGATCTACTCGCCCGAGGACGGTGCACGCATGGGACTGCAGGGCATTATTAACCATATGATAGAATCCATGGATTACCCCGTGTACGACGAAATGCCCGTGGACCTGTCGGATCTGAATACCGAAAACAAGCTCAAGGTGGCCCGAATGATTTCCATTGTCGAGGAGACCGCCGTCCGAAACAATGGAAACCTTGCCAAGCTCAGGTCCGACATCGAAAAAATGATTGGGGACCGAAAAGTACCCGTGATCGGTATCACCGGCACCGGCGGCGCCGGCAAATCATCCCTGACCGACGAGTTGATAGTACGGATTCTCCACGATATCGGCGAGATCCATGTGGCGATCATCAGTTCGGATCCCTCCCGGCGCAAGACCGGCGGCGCTTTGTTGGGAGACCGCATCCGTATGAACGCCATCAACAGCCCTCGGGTGTATATGCGTTCAGTGGCGACTCGCCAATCCAATTCCGAGATACCCGAGTTTTTAGGCGATGCCGTTAACGTGATCAAGGCCGCAGGGTTCGATCTCGTCATTGTGGAAACCGCCGGTATCGGCCAGGGGGATTCCAAAATAAGCGATCTCGTCGACGTTTCGGTTTATGTTATGACCAGTGAATTCGGTGCCGCCTCTCAATTGGAAAAGATCGACATGCTCGATTATGCCGACCTGGTGGTGGTCAATAAATTTGAAAAGCGCGGCGGAGAAGATGCTGTTCGGGACGTGCGAAAGCAAGTCCAGCGAAACCGGCAAGCCTGGAGCGTGAAACCGGAGGATTTGCCCGTTTTCGGCACCATCGCCTCCAAATTCAACGACGACGGCGTTACAGCATTTTACCATGCACTGATTGATGCCGTTGAAGAGAAAACCGGTGTCGGTTTTGAAACCTGTCTGCCCCGGCCGGAGGCCAAGACATCGAGCTCCAAAACCATCATCATCCCACCGGAGCGGACCCGCTACCTGTCAGAAATCGCCGAAGCCATCCGAGACTATCACAAAAAAACCGAACGGCAAGCTCAGGCGGTTCGGAAGTCATGGCACCTCAAGGAGGCCATGGCCGCCCTGGGCGGTGGGCTCGAAGGGGATGCGCCGACCCTTCTGAACCGCTTTCGCAAGGAGTTGGCGGCGGCCGAAGCCGCCCTGGAAAACGAGACCCGGGACCTTCTCGCCCAATGGAAGCGTTTCAAGGAGAGTTACACTCAGGACGAGTTGGTGTATACGGTTCGGGACAGGGAAATCCGGGTTCCTCTTTATACCGAGTCCCTATGCCATAAGAAAATTCCGAAGGTGGCTCTGCCGGGCTATACCGACCCCGGGGAGATCTATCGATGGATGCGACGTGAAAACCTGCCCGGCTATTTTCCGTATACTGCAGGGGTGTTCCCCCTTAAGCGCGTGGGGGAAGATCCGACCCGGATGTTCGCCGGTGAGGGGGATCCGGCCCGAACCAACCGCCGCTTCAAACTGCTATCCGGCGAATATGAGGCCAAGCGCCTTTCCACGGCCTTCGATTCCGTAACGCTTTATGGTTACGATCCGGATCGACGTCCGGATATCTATGGCAAGGTCGGGAACTCGGGCGTCAGCATCTGCACCCTGGATGACGTTAAGGTCCTTTACGACGGATTCGAGCTCTGTGCGCCGAACACCTCCGTATCGATGACCATCAACGGCCCGGCGCCGATCATGCTTGCCATGTTCCTCAATACGGCGATTGACCAGCAGGTTGACGCCTTCAAGGCAAAACACGGTCGAGAGCCGTTTTCCGAGGAGTACGAGGAGATTCGTTCCATGGTTCTGTCCAATGTTCGAGGGACGGTTCAGGCGGATATCCTTAAGGAGGACCAGGGCCAGAACACCTGCATTTTCTCCATCGAATTCGCCCTGAAGATGATGGGGGATATCCAGGAGTTCTTCATGCAAAACAATGTCCGGAATTTCTATTCCGTTTCAATTTCCGGTTACCACATCGCCGAGGCGGGAGCCAACCCCATTTCACAGCTGACATTCACCCTTGCCAACGGATTTACGTATGTGGAGTACTACCTGTCCCGAGGCATGGATCTGGATAGTTTTGGCCCCAACCTCTCGTTTTTCTTTTCAAACGGGATGGAGCCCGAATACACGGTGATCGGCCGGGTAGCCCGAAGGATATGGGCGGTTGCCATGAGGGAAAAATACGGTGCCTCGGAGAGATCCCAGAAGCTGAAATATCATATCCAAACCTCAGGCCGTTCGCTTCATAGTCAGGACATTCAGTTCAATGACATCCGAACGACGCTTCAGGCTCTCTGTGCTATCTACGACAATTGCAACAGCCTCCATACCAATGCTTTCGATGAGGCCATTACCACGCCCAGCACCGAGTCGGTCCGTCGCGCCCTGGCGATTCAGCTGATTATCAACCGGGAATGGGGGCTTGCCAAAAACGAGAATCCGCTTCAGGGAAGCTTTATTGTCGAGGCACTGACGGATTTGGTGGAAGAGGCCGTACTGGCGGAGTTCGACCGGATAACAGCACGGGGCGGCGTACTGGGGGCCATGGAAACCGGATATCAGCGAAGCAAGATCCAGGAGGAATCCATCTACTATGAGACCCTCAAGCACACGGGAGAGATGCCTATCATCGGCGTCAACACGTTCAGGGATCCGCACGCCGACAACCAGGACCTGGTCGAAGGGGGCGGTTGTCTCGAACTGGCACGGGCAACACCCGAGGAGAAAGAATCTCAACTGCAACGCCTTTCGGGATTTCAAAAAGCCCACGAGACGGAAGCGCCTGGTGCTTTGAAGCGACTTCAAGAGGCGGCGTTGTCCGGCCAAAACGTTTTTGCCGAGATGATGAACGCGGTCCGGTGCTGTTCCCTGGGGCAGATCACACAAGCCCTTTACGATGTCGGTGGGAAATACAGACGGAATATGTAA
- a CDS encoding acetyl-CoA C-acetyltransferase yields MREAVIVSAVRTPLGAFNGALGNIGATDLGGMVIAEAVKRAGIAKEAVDEVLMGQVLPCGYGQNPAKQAAVKAGLPWEAECITVNKVCGSALKTVMLAAQAVQVGDADIVVAGGMENMSLAPYYLEKARFGYRMGPGKLQDSMIHDGLWDIVNDFHMGMSNELCSEKYGVTREDQDRYAAESYRRAVAAISSGRFKDEILPVEIPQRKGAPKIFDQDECARETSYEALSRMSGAFKKGGLGTAGNASIISDGAAAVVVMAREKAETLGCRVLATIGAQASYGIDMKYVLVAPIWAIPKCLAKEGISMDEVDLFEINEAFSGSSVAILKELKIDAAKVNVNGGAVALGHPIGASGCRVLVTLLYEMARQDKKIGLASLCLGGGEAVAMIVKR; encoded by the coding sequence ATGAGAGAAGCGGTAATTGTGAGTGCGGTGAGAACCCCCTTAGGCGCCTTCAATGGCGCCCTCGGCAACATCGGCGCCACGGATCTGGGCGGGATGGTCATCGCCGAGGCCGTCAAGCGAGCTGGAATCGCCAAGGAGGCGGTGGACGAGGTGTTGATGGGACAGGTTTTGCCTTGCGGATATGGACAGAATCCCGCCAAACAGGCGGCGGTCAAGGCCGGTCTGCCGTGGGAGGCCGAATGCATCACTGTAAACAAGGTGTGCGGTTCGGCTCTCAAAACCGTCATGTTGGCTGCTCAGGCTGTCCAGGTTGGGGATGCGGATATCGTCGTGGCCGGCGGCATGGAAAATATGAGCCTGGCACCCTATTATCTTGAAAAGGCCCGCTTCGGCTACCGGATGGGACCTGGAAAACTTCAGGATTCCATGATTCATGACGGCCTGTGGGACATCGTCAATGATTTTCACATGGGGATGTCCAATGAACTCTGCTCCGAAAAATACGGTGTGACTCGAGAAGATCAGGATCGGTATGCCGCGGAGTCCTACCGTCGTGCCGTAGCCGCCATCTCCTCCGGACGCTTTAAGGATGAGATTCTTCCGGTGGAGATTCCCCAACGGAAAGGCGCACCGAAGATTTTCGATCAGGATGAATGTGCCCGAGAGACGTCCTACGAGGCCCTTTCCCGAATGAGCGGCGCCTTCAAAAAAGGCGGGCTCGGCACTGCCGGAAACGCCTCTATCATCAGCGACGGTGCGGCGGCCGTGGTCGTCATGGCGAGGGAAAAGGCCGAGACCCTGGGGTGTCGTGTTCTGGCGACCATCGGTGCTCAGGCATCCTACGGCATCGATATGAAGTATGTCCTCGTGGCTCCCATATGGGCCATCCCCAAGTGCCTCGCGAAAGAAGGCATCTCCATGGATGAGGTTGATCTTTTCGAGATTAACGAGGCCTTCAGCGGATCCAGTGTGGCCATCCTGAAAGAACTCAAGATAGATGCCGCCAAGGTCAACGTAAACGGTGGCGCGGTGGCCCTGGGACATCCCATTGGCGCCAGCGGTTGCCGGGTGCTCGTGACCCTGCTTTACGAAATGGCCCGGCAGGACAAGAAAATCGGGCTGGCATCCCTCTGTCTGGGCGGCGGAGAAGCCGTAGCCATGATTGTAAAGCGATAG
- a CDS encoding 3-hydroxybutyryl-CoA dehydrogenase has translation MEIKTFGVVGAGQMGNGIAQVAAMSGLNVIMNDIKEEFVQRGLANITKLLGKSVEKGKMDAAEKDAVIARIRTSVSLKDMADADFVVEAATENETLKFNIFKELDDVCKPHVILSSNTSSIPIGRIAAQTRRPDKVIGMHFMNPVPVMRLVEVIRGLATSEETFKTTWDLSVKFGKTPAEANDFPGFIANRILLPMINEAVYCLYHHVGTPEAIDTVMKLGMNHPMGPLALADLIGLDTCLAIMETLYNGFKDSKYRPCPLLRKYVEAGWLGRKTGRGFYVYE, from the coding sequence ATGGAGATCAAAACATTTGGCGTCGTCGGCGCCGGACAGATGGGAAACGGTATTGCCCAAGTGGCGGCCATGAGCGGCCTCAACGTCATCATGAATGATATCAAGGAGGAATTCGTTCAGAGAGGACTGGCCAACATTACAAAATTGCTCGGGAAAAGCGTCGAAAAAGGGAAAATGGATGCAGCGGAAAAGGACGCCGTGATTGCCCGCATCCGCACCAGCGTATCCCTGAAGGACATGGCCGACGCAGACTTTGTCGTGGAGGCAGCCACTGAAAACGAAACTCTTAAGTTCAATATTTTTAAAGAGTTGGATGACGTCTGCAAACCGCATGTGATTCTTTCGAGCAACACCTCATCCATTCCTATTGGGCGAATCGCCGCCCAGACCCGTCGGCCGGACAAGGTCATCGGTATGCACTTCATGAATCCCGTTCCCGTGATGCGTTTGGTGGAGGTGATCCGAGGGCTCGCCACATCGGAGGAAACCTTCAAGACCACCTGGGATCTTTCGGTTAAATTCGGCAAAACGCCTGCGGAGGCCAATGACTTTCCCGGCTTTATCGCCAATCGGATCCTCCTGCCGATGATCAACGAGGCGGTTTATTGCCTCTATCACCATGTCGGCACGCCCGAAGCCATCGATACGGTCATGAAACTCGGGATGAATCATCCGATGGGACCTTTGGCTCTGGCCGACTTGATCGGACTGGATACCTGCCTGGCCATCATGGAGACCCTTTACAACGGTTTCAAGGATTCGAAATACCGTCCCTGTCCGCTGCTTCGAAAATATGTCGAGGCGGGGTGGTTGGGTCGGAAGACCGGTCGAGGATTTTACGTCTATGAATAG
- a CDS encoding helix-turn-helix domain-containing protein has translation MTSQLMPIGKKIRQARLDKGFTLDRIANETGYSIDYLKRIEAGEEMPPVGALLQLARALQIDSGFFLREQEASMKDRVREYTKRTDDYAYETLTPGAENKHLKAFRVTIDPMEEHTGVGYQHEGEEFNYVLKGKVQVMVGDHINTLNQGDYLHFNSAIKHQLKNIGQETAELLVIIYTP, from the coding sequence ATGACGTCACAATTGATGCCGATCGGAAAAAAAATCAGGCAGGCAAGGCTCGATAAGGGGTTTACGCTCGACCGCATTGCCAACGAGACAGGTTATTCCATCGATTACCTGAAACGCATCGAAGCGGGAGAGGAGATGCCGCCCGTGGGTGCACTGCTCCAGCTTGCCCGGGCGCTGCAGATCGACTCGGGATTTTTTCTGAGAGAGCAGGAAGCCAGCATGAAGGATCGGGTCAGGGAATACACAAAGCGCACTGACGACTATGCCTACGAGACATTGACGCCTGGGGCCGAAAACAAACATTTGAAGGCATTCCGGGTGACCATTGATCCTATGGAGGAGCATACCGGCGTGGGATACCAGCATGAAGGTGAGGAATTTAATTATGTGCTGAAGGGAAAGGTTCAGGTCATGGTGGGCGACCATATCAACACCTTGAACCAGGGAGACTATCTTCACTTCAATTCCGCCATCAAACACCAGTTGAAGAATATCGGCCAGGAGACGGCGGAATTATTGGTGATCATTTATACCCCATGA
- a CDS encoding acyl-CoA dehydrogenase: MAFFKLTDEQLMIQSMVREFSRKVVAATAAERDKSKEFPAENLKQMGELGLMGMMVPVEYGGEGADTISYVLALSEIAYSCASTAVVMSVHNSIVCESILNFGSEAQKKRFLPRMTDAEIIGAFALTEPHAGSDPVSQLTTAVKDGDHYVINGTKRFITTGKNCGLVIVTAKTDEAEKHRGISAFIVEKGTPGLIVGNVEDKMGLRASDTTDLIFEDCRVPAENLLGREGDGFKIAMKGLDGGRIGIAAQSVGVAQAALDNAVKYAKGRDQFGQKISKFQGIRWYIADMATEIEAARQLMFSAAAMKDRGEKYTQQASMAKLFASEMVNRITGKCLQIHGGYGFTKDYVIERLYRDARVFTIYEGTSEIQRVVISNNILKDKRKH, translated from the coding sequence ATGGCTTTTTTTAAACTGACAGACGAGCAATTGATGATTCAAAGCATGGTTCGGGAGTTTTCGCGGAAAGTTGTCGCAGCGACGGCGGCCGAACGTGATAAATCCAAGGAATTTCCCGCGGAGAACCTGAAGCAGATGGGCGAGCTTGGTCTCATGGGAATGATGGTCCCCGTGGAATACGGCGGCGAAGGGGCAGACACCATCAGCTACGTTCTTGCTCTTTCCGAAATCGCCTATTCTTGCGCCTCCACGGCGGTCGTCATGTCCGTTCACAACTCCATTGTGTGTGAGAGCATTCTTAATTTTGGCTCGGAAGCACAGAAAAAGCGATTTTTGCCGCGCATGACGGATGCCGAAATTATCGGCGCTTTTGCACTGACCGAACCTCATGCCGGTTCCGATCCAGTCTCTCAGTTGACTACAGCCGTCAAGGACGGGGATCATTATGTCATCAACGGCACTAAACGCTTCATTACAACGGGGAAGAACTGTGGGTTGGTGATCGTCACGGCCAAAACGGATGAGGCGGAAAAACACAGAGGCATCAGTGCGTTTATCGTTGAAAAGGGAACTCCCGGACTGATCGTTGGAAATGTTGAGGACAAGATGGGACTGCGGGCCTCTGATACCACGGACCTCATCTTCGAGGATTGTCGCGTTCCGGCGGAGAACCTCCTGGGACGGGAAGGCGATGGATTCAAAATCGCCATGAAAGGGTTGGACGGCGGGCGGATCGGCATCGCAGCCCAGTCCGTCGGCGTGGCTCAGGCCGCCCTGGACAACGCTGTCAAATATGCCAAGGGAAGGGATCAGTTCGGCCAGAAGATTTCAAAATTCCAAGGCATTCGGTGGTATATCGCCGACATGGCTACGGAAATCGAAGCCGCCCGCCAGTTGATGTTTTCTGCTGCTGCGATGAAGGATCGCGGTGAAAAATATACCCAGCAGGCCTCCATGGCCAAGCTGTTCGCTTCGGAGATGGTCAATCGCATTACGGGAAAATGTCTCCAGATTCATGGTGGTTACGGCTTTACCAAGGATTACGTCATTGAGCGCCTATACAGGGATGCCCGCGTATTCACGATCTATGAGGGAACTTCGGAGATCCAGCGGGTTGTAATATCGAACAATATACTGAAAGACAAGAGAAAACATTGA
- a CDS encoding cold-shock protein, with protein sequence MANGVVKWFNDKKGYGFIEKDEGGDVFVHYSAINMGGYKSLNEGDRVSFEIENGDKGPAAANVVKI encoded by the coding sequence ATGGCAAACGGCGTCGTGAAATGGTTCAATGATAAAAAAGGCTACGGCTTTATCGAGAAGGACGAGGGGGGCGACGTCTTCGTTCACTACTCTGCGATCAACATGGGCGGCTACAAATCCTTGAATGAAGGAGATCGGGTTTCCTTTGAGATTGAAAACGGCGATAAAGGGCCTGCGGCAGCAAATGTCGTCAAGATATAG
- a CDS encoding acyl-CoA dehydrogenase family protein codes for MLNFRLSEEQERLRQSARRFSLEEVLPVAWHYDEKDGIPIDVLKKAFERGIMNTDIPREYGGKGLGLIEAALITEEIAAACPGVATSLFDNSLGMEPLFLSKNEKVKAKYLPRIANEFKLICFATSEPTMGSDVSGIRCRAQKDGEDYILNGTKYWITNGGVADYMTIFATVDPKRKHDGICAFVVEKEWAGVSVGRPIPKMGQRCSNTTALNLKAVRVPKENVIAEPGEGFTLAMKTFSRTRPIIGAFAVGAARSCMEFAIDYVKGRKAFGVPIGDFQSLQFKIAEMYQKIETSRLLVWKSAWEADNGMDPTLSASIAKFYATESALDVANEALQVFGGYGYTQMFPIEKFLRDIRLYRIYEGTSEVQRTIVAGHAMKVYSPVMPLLEDLPVMRAKTPFQAEVEGQGIWRCRMCGYVHYGDKPPQECPYCFFPETAFKPYSPKGLNRRKDSESEDAGSLPQ; via the coding sequence GTGTTGAATTTTCGCTTAAGCGAGGAACAGGAAAGGCTGAGACAATCGGCGAGGCGTTTTTCTCTGGAGGAAGTGCTGCCGGTTGCATGGCATTACGACGAAAAGGACGGCATCCCCATCGATGTCCTTAAAAAGGCCTTTGAACGGGGAATCATGAATACCGACATCCCGCGGGAATATGGCGGAAAGGGACTGGGTCTCATTGAAGCAGCCCTGATTACCGAGGAGATCGCGGCAGCCTGCCCGGGGGTGGCAACCTCTCTTTTTGACAATTCCTTGGGCATGGAACCCTTATTCCTATCGAAAAATGAAAAGGTGAAGGCAAAGTATCTTCCCAGGATTGCAAATGAGTTCAAACTGATATGCTTCGCCACATCTGAGCCGACCATGGGGAGTGACGTGTCGGGAATCCGGTGTCGCGCCCAAAAAGACGGGGAAGACTACATCTTGAATGGAACGAAGTATTGGATTACCAACGGCGGTGTCGCCGACTATATGACCATCTTCGCTACCGTGGACCCCAAACGCAAGCACGACGGTATCTGTGCCTTTGTCGTCGAGAAAGAATGGGCGGGGGTTTCCGTCGGACGCCCGATCCCCAAGATGGGCCAGCGGTGTTCGAACACCACCGCGCTGAATCTGAAGGCGGTTCGGGTGCCGAAGGAAAACGTCATTGCCGAGCCGGGTGAAGGATTTACTCTGGCGATGAAGACATTTTCAAGAACCCGCCCCATCATTGGTGCTTTCGCAGTCGGAGCCGCTCGATCATGTATGGAATTTGCCATTGACTACGTCAAGGGGAGAAAGGCGTTCGGCGTACCGATTGGCGATTTTCAGTCGCTTCAGTTCAAAATAGCGGAGATGTACCAGAAGATCGAAACGTCGCGGCTTCTGGTCTGGAAATCGGCCTGGGAGGCTGACAACGGGATGGATCCGACCCTATCCGCCTCCATCGCCAAATTTTACGCCACAGAGTCAGCCCTCGATGTGGCTAACGAGGCGCTCCAGGTCTTTGGCGGATACGGTTATACGCAAATGTTTCCCATCGAAAAGTTTCTTCGGGATATCCGATTGTACCGGATTTACGAGGGCACGAGCGAAGTACAGCGAACGATCGTGGCCGGCCATGCCATGAAGGTTTATTCACCGGTCATGCCCCTACTTGAGGATCTGCCCGTTATGCGGGCGAAAACGCCTTTCCAGGCCGAGGTCGAAGGCCAGGGGATCTGGCGTTGCCGGATGTGCGGTTATGTTCATTATGGGGATAAGCCGCCTCAGGAGTGTCCCTACTGTTTTTTTCCGGAAACGGCATTCAAGCCCTATTCCCCCAAAGGGCTGAACCGTCGGAAGGATTCCGAATCCGAAGACGCCGGATCGTTGCCTCAGTGA
- the htpX gene encoding zinc metalloprotease HtpX — translation MGNQIRTTILLGVMTAFLVGIGGLIGGRGGMITALILAAGMNFFSYWFSDRIVLGMYRAREITPGEAPELYDIVRILAERAGLPMPRIYVIPAEAPNAFATGRNPDNAVVAVTEGLIHLMDREEIMGVLAHELGHVRNRDILIGSIAATMAGAVMLLADMARWSAVFGGFRDNEKGGGLGGVGLIVMSILAPVAALLIQMGISRSREYLADETAAQLVGSPDGLSRALEKLGAYAGQLPMPARPETAHMFIVNPLSGRGLMHLFSTHPPLADRIARLRKRSVGGNGKRGTVKEPENIWERLSG, via the coding sequence ATGGGGAACCAGATACGGACGACCATACTTTTGGGGGTCATGACGGCCTTTTTGGTGGGAATCGGGGGGCTGATCGGCGGTCGAGGCGGCATGATAACGGCCCTGATTCTGGCAGCCGGCATGAATTTTTTCAGTTACTGGTTTTCCGACCGGATCGTTCTGGGCATGTACCGGGCCAGGGAGATCACCCCGGGGGAAGCTCCGGAGCTTTACGATATCGTGCGGATCCTGGCCGAACGGGCGGGATTGCCTATGCCCCGTATCTACGTTATCCCGGCGGAGGCGCCAAACGCCTTCGCAACAGGCCGGAATCCCGATAACGCAGTGGTAGCGGTGACCGAGGGGCTCATTCACCTCATGGATCGAGAAGAGATCATGGGGGTCCTCGCCCATGAACTGGGTCATGTTCGGAACAGGGACATCCTCATCGGATCCATTGCGGCGACCATGGCCGGTGCTGTGATGCTGCTGGCCGACATGGCCCGATGGTCTGCCGTTTTCGGCGGGTTCAGAGACAACGAAAAGGGCGGCGGTCTTGGCGGCGTCGGCTTGATCGTGATGTCGATTCTGGCACCCGTTGCGGCCCTCCTCATTCAGATGGGGATCAGCCGGTCCCGGGAATATCTGGCGGATGAAACCGCAGCGCAACTGGTCGGCAGCCCTGACGGCCTGAGCCGGGCACTGGAGAAACTGGGCGCTTATGCCGGGCAACTGCCCATGCCTGCACGGCCCGAAACCGCACACATGTTCATTGTCAATCCGCTTTCGGGACGTGGCTTGATGCACTTGTTTTCCACCCATCCACCTCTGGCGGATCGAATTGCAAGGCTTCGAAAGCGATCGGTTGGGGGCAACGGAAAACGCGGCACCGTGAAGGAGCCTGAAAACATATGGGAGCGCCTTTCGGGTTGA
- the thiE gene encoding thiamine phosphate synthase, whose translation MLRFYFITDDNAPSCPPIQQTRIALGAGATMIQYRNKSFSDAFLPEILQIRWLCSEWGIPLVINDDIGLAERVGADGIHVGQEDISPTVARQRLGGEAIIGVSVSNLDELRNTDLSSCDYIGTGPIFPTGTKTDAKAVKGLSGLKAIVDAAPLPVVAIGGITAHNTRACLDTGAAGIAVISFISRAPDPKANAVVLGQACGIFESHQSQNP comes from the coding sequence ATGTTGCGTTTCTACTTCATTACGGACGACAACGCACCGAGCTGTCCCCCCATACAACAGACCCGGATCGCTCTTGGTGCAGGGGCAACGATGATCCAATACCGCAACAAGTCATTTTCCGACGCTTTTTTGCCCGAAATCCTTCAAATCCGATGGCTCTGCAGCGAGTGGGGCATCCCATTAGTCATCAACGACGACATAGGCTTGGCCGAACGCGTGGGGGCCGACGGTATTCACGTCGGCCAGGAGGATATATCCCCCACTGTCGCGCGCCAACGGTTGGGCGGGGAGGCCATTATCGGTGTCTCCGTCTCAAATCTCGATGAGCTGCGTAACACCGACCTGTCGTCATGCGATTACATCGGCACCGGCCCGATCTTTCCCACCGGCACCAAAACCGATGCCAAGGCGGTCAAAGGGCTTTCAGGGCTCAAGGCCATCGTCGATGCCGCTCCTCTCCCTGTAGTAGCCATTGGGGGCATCACCGCTCACAACACCCGCGCCTGTCTCGATACCGGTGCAGCCGGGATCGCGGTCATCAGCTTCATTTCGAGGGCCCCGGACCCGAAAGCCAACGCCGTTGTTTTGGGTCAAGCCTGCGGTATTTTCGAATCTCATCAGTCTCAAAATCCGTGA